One genomic region from Granulicatella adiacens ATCC 49175 encodes:
- the htpX gene encoding zinc metalloprotease HtpX has product MLHQQIASNKRRTIVVIALYMVLFIAVGIGIGYFTLNNATAGVILAVVIGGIYSLMMISNATNVVMQLNHAREITDKNQAPMLWNIVTDMSMVAQVPMPRVFIIQDESPNAFATGSSPQTAAVAVTTGLLERLNREELEGVIAHEFGHIRNYDVRLQTIAIALGAVIALLVQFGSRMMFWGGGRRSSDNDDEDGANAIFMVIGLVAMILGPFMSTILQLALSRNREYLADATAVEFTRNPYGLISALRKISEAPPMTEANKQSATLYISNPFGESGDSLFATHPSTENRIKRLEKM; this is encoded by the coding sequence ATGTTACATCAGCAAATTGCTTCTAATAAAAGAAGAACAATTGTTGTGATTGCTTTATATATGGTGCTCTTCATCGCGGTAGGAATCGGTATTGGGTATTTCACATTAAATAATGCAACAGCTGGAGTAATCCTTGCTGTAGTGATTGGTGGAATTTATTCATTGATGATGATTTCGAATGCGACAAATGTAGTGATGCAGTTAAATCATGCCCGAGAAATCACGGATAAGAATCAAGCGCCAATGTTATGGAATATTGTGACAGATATGTCGATGGTTGCTCAAGTTCCAATGCCTCGAGTGTTTATTATTCAAGACGAATCTCCAAATGCTTTTGCAACAGGAAGTTCACCTCAAACAGCAGCAGTAGCAGTGACAACAGGGTTACTTGAACGATTAAATCGTGAGGAATTGGAAGGCGTTATTGCTCATGAATTTGGGCATATTCGCAACTATGATGTTCGTTTACAAACCATCGCTATTGCGCTTGGAGCAGTCATAGCATTACTGGTTCAATTCGGTAGTCGAATGATGTTCTGGGGTGGCGGAAGAAGAAGTAGTGATAATGATGATGAAGACGGAGCCAATGCAATTTTTATGGTAATTGGTCTAGTCGCAATGATTCTTGGACCATTTATGTCGACGATTTTACAACTCGCATTATCCAGAAACCGTGAATATTTAGCGGATGCAACAGCAGTCGAATTTACAAGAAATCCTTATGGACTTATTTCTGCCCTAAGAAAGATTTCTGAAGCACCGCCAATGACGGAAGCGAATAAACAAAGTGCAACATTATACATTTCGAATCCGTTTGGAGAAAGTGGAGATTCACTTTTTGCAACCCACCCTTCAACGGAAAACCGTATTAAACGTTTAGAAAAAATGTAG
- a CDS encoding LemA family protein: protein MSVVFTILGIVVVLAIWGVFAYNSLVQQKNWVKEAWAQIDVQLQRRNDLIPNLVETVKGYAKHEQETLSQVIAMRNQIAGMGNDVSPQEKMDASNQLSGALKTVFALAESYPDLKANTNFLNLQEELTNTENKISYSRQLYNSSVAKYNITVESIPTNIVAGFGGFTKEELLETPVEARKVPEVKF from the coding sequence ATGTCAGTAGTATTTACTATTTTAGGAATTGTCGTTGTGCTAGCTATTTGGGGCGTTTTCGCTTATAACAGCCTTGTACAACAAAAAAACTGGGTGAAGGAAGCATGGGCACAAATCGATGTTCAATTGCAACGTCGTAATGACTTAATTCCAAACCTTGTTGAAACGGTTAAAGGATATGCAAAACACGAACAAGAAACATTATCTCAAGTAATTGCGATGAGAAACCAAATCGCTGGGATGGGAAATGACGTTTCACCACAAGAAAAAATGGATGCATCTAACCAATTATCAGGTGCTTTAAAAACTGTTTTTGCTTTGGCTGAAAGCTATCCAGATTTAAAAGCCAACACTAATTTCTTAAACTTACAAGAAGAATTGACAAATACAGAAAACAAAATTTCTTATTCTCGCCAATTGTACAATTCAAGTGTTGCGAAATACAATATTACTGTTGAATCTATTCCAACAAACATTGTTGCTGGATTTGGTGGATTTACAAAAGAAGAATTGTTAGAAACTCCAGTAGAAGCTCGTAAAGTTCCTGAAGTTAAATTCTAA
- a CDS encoding SMI1/KNR4 family protein, giving the protein MIQNHFLSPIQQDIPEEYPLPIPKAYIDFIHENGAGYFKNTKIYTSEPTRFGIDYALCNGICGFTSGDFFPSILCEKWQSEQTSLPEYLIVFFQDGPIYYCFDVQKGPHSEPSIRLVDTEMDQWLTLAENFSSFLEQLHETTEELSYDSKDWISIHTLNQHMGQENFPYQEELLEILQDTTPQLFLRWIAYLLEHSKNENERNIALERFQFVQSYLSLQFSSYPEYQICYQYSQPES; this is encoded by the coding sequence ATGATTCAAAACCACTTTTTATCCCCCATCCAACAGGATATCCCTGAAGAGTATCCTTTGCCTATTCCTAAAGCATATATCGATTTTATTCACGAAAATGGAGCAGGATACTTCAAAAACACTAAAATCTATACAAGCGAGCCTACTCGATTTGGGATTGATTATGCTTTGTGTAATGGAATTTGCGGCTTTACTTCGGGTGATTTTTTCCCTAGTATTCTTTGCGAAAAATGGCAAAGTGAACAGACTTCTCTGCCTGAGTATTTGATTGTTTTCTTCCAGGATGGCCCTATCTATTATTGCTTTGATGTCCAAAAAGGCCCCCATTCCGAACCAAGTATTCGTTTAGTGGATACGGAAATGGATCAATGGCTCACCTTAGCGGAGAACTTCTCTTCATTTCTAGAACAATTACACGAAACTACCGAAGAGCTTTCTTATGATTCAAAAGATTGGATCTCTATTCATACTTTAAACCAACACATGGGACAAGAAAACTTCCCCTATCAAGAAGAGCTACTTGAAATTCTGCAAGATACCACTCCCCAGCTATTTCTTCGTTGGATAGCATACCTCTTGGAACATTCTAAAAATGAAAATGAGCGAAACATTGCTCTGGAGAGATTTCAGTTTGTACAATCGTATCTCTCCTTACAATTTTCTTCGTATCCAGAGTATCAAATCTGTTATCAATACAGCCAGCCAGAATCATAA
- a CDS encoding cytidine deaminase yields the protein MTIDKVALMEQAKEVLKNAYCPYSKFPVGAAVLYKDGRVITGANVENVSFGVTNCAERSAIFYGASQGYRQGDIAAIAVAGKTEGFLPPCNICRQVMVEFCGPETPVFLLNGKGDILELKLEELVPYSFTTLNM from the coding sequence ATGACAATTGATAAAGTAGCTCTTATGGAGCAAGCAAAAGAAGTGTTAAAAAATGCCTACTGTCCTTATTCCAAATTTCCTGTAGGTGCGGCTGTTTTATACAAGGATGGACGTGTGATTACAGGGGCGAATGTGGAAAATGTATCGTTTGGTGTGACAAACTGTGCCGAACGTAGTGCTATTTTTTATGGAGCTTCGCAAGGCTATCGCCAAGGAGATATTGCAGCTATTGCGGTTGCAGGAAAGACAGAAGGCTTCCTACCTCCTTGTAATATTTGCCGTCAAGTCATGGTTGAATTCTGTGGACCAGAAACTCCAGTATTTCTATTGAACGGAAAAGGAGATATCCTTGAATTGAAATTAGAGGAGTTAGTTCCTTACTCATTTACAACATTGAATATGTAA
- a CDS encoding ATP-binding cassette domain-containing protein, whose product MLQLQHISKVYHTANQEFHALKDISIRFRENEFVSILGQSGSGKTTLLNIIGGLDQYTSGDLLIQGKSTKQFKDRDWDSYRNHTIGFVFQSYNLIGHQTALSNVEIAMTLSGVSKAERKKRAIEALERVGLKDHLYKKPSQMSGGQMQRIAIARALVNNPKVVLADEPTGALDSETSVQIMELLKDIAKERLVIMVTHNPELAKTYSTRIVQVLDGNILSDSNPYELTEEKTQGDIQFTKTKMNFMTALALSFNNLLTKKGRTFLTAFAGSIGIIGIALILALSNGVSDYVKKVQEDTLVSLPLTISEQNQSNLLATSPDLSDKPYKDNNELGVNTVLTKLLKKQIGKNDLASFKKYLEENASQVEALTKDVRYQYNLQPYIYASDTSDGPKSILPSTLADEVETSNQTMKGYLHNIDYWSELSSDTNMLESQYDVLEGRLPTDKSEIVLIADENNEISDLLLYSLRIKDPSELNDAKKLDELGSQTYQYSDFIGKTFKAVVNTNRFVKENNQWINKIDDKSYMKTQIENGLELKIVGVLRQKEGTRSSVNSPSGGVAYTSALIDYTSEQIQNSDIVKEQEAKPTINVFTGKEFAKDPKPFNSADLTEEEKIQLAKMTPEQQAQYVQQYNDNLAATYEENLAKLGVIDKSKPAAIEFYTSSFQQKQELKDFINAYNTAKKDAGDDDKVLAYSDDIQTIMSSITTMVGVITTVLVGFVAISLIVSSIMIAIITYISVLERTKEIGILRAMGASKKDIRRIFTAETAIEGFISGVLGITITLLATFPINAIVAQTTKVDGVAQLPWDAAFILIVISIVLTVLAGLIPSRIAAKKDPVESLRSE is encoded by the coding sequence ATGTTACAGCTACAACATATTTCAAAAGTTTATCATACAGCTAATCAAGAGTTTCACGCGTTGAAGGATATATCGATTCGCTTCCGTGAAAATGAGTTTGTCTCCATTCTCGGGCAATCGGGTTCTGGGAAAACCACCCTATTAAATATCATCGGTGGACTCGATCAATACACATCTGGTGATTTACTCATCCAAGGAAAATCAACAAAGCAATTTAAAGACCGCGATTGGGATAGTTACAGAAACCACACGATCGGATTTGTTTTCCAATCCTATAATCTGATTGGTCACCAAACGGCACTCTCTAACGTCGAGATTGCGATGACGCTCTCTGGTGTTTCAAAAGCTGAACGCAAAAAACGTGCCATCGAAGCGCTCGAACGAGTTGGCCTAAAAGACCATTTATATAAGAAACCAAGTCAGATGTCTGGGGGACAAATGCAACGAATCGCGATTGCGCGTGCCCTTGTGAATAATCCAAAAGTCGTTTTAGCCGACGAACCTACAGGAGCGCTTGATTCTGAGACCTCAGTTCAAATCATGGAGTTATTAAAAGACATCGCCAAGGAACGGCTGGTTATCATGGTGACGCATAACCCAGAACTTGCAAAGACGTACTCCACACGTATCGTACAAGTATTAGATGGAAACATCTTGAGCGATTCGAATCCATACGAACTAACAGAAGAGAAAACACAAGGCGACATTCAGTTCACGAAGACGAAAATGAACTTTATGACGGCTCTTGCTCTTTCATTTAATAACTTATTGACGAAGAAAGGCCGTACCTTCCTAACCGCCTTTGCTGGTTCCATCGGGATTATCGGGATTGCCCTTATCCTAGCGCTCTCGAATGGTGTGAGCGACTACGTAAAAAAGGTGCAAGAAGATACCCTTGTCTCTCTTCCACTGACGATTAGCGAGCAGAACCAAAGCAATCTGTTAGCGACCTCCCCGGACTTAAGCGATAAGCCTTATAAAGACAATAATGAGCTTGGCGTTAATACTGTCCTTACAAAATTATTAAAAAAACAAATTGGTAAAAATGATTTAGCTTCTTTTAAAAAATATTTGGAAGAGAATGCTTCTCAAGTCGAAGCACTTACAAAAGATGTTCGTTACCAATACAATTTACAACCTTACATTTATGCGAGCGATACTTCCGATGGCCCAAAAAGTATCCTTCCTTCCACTCTTGCAGATGAAGTCGAAACTTCTAACCAAACAATGAAAGGCTACTTGCATAATATTGACTATTGGAGTGAACTTTCGAGTGATACGAACATGTTAGAAAGTCAGTACGATGTTTTGGAAGGACGTTTGCCAACAGATAAATCAGAAATCGTTCTGATTGCCGATGAGAATAACGAAATTAGTGATTTGCTACTCTATAGTTTACGTATCAAAGATCCTAGCGAATTAAACGATGCAAAAAAACTAGATGAATTAGGTTCTCAAACATATCAATATAGTGATTTCATCGGAAAAACATTCAAAGCCGTTGTCAACACGAACCGATTCGTTAAGGAGAACAACCAATGGATTAATAAAATTGACGACAAATCGTATATGAAGACACAAATCGAGAATGGCCTTGAGCTTAAAATCGTCGGTGTTCTTCGTCAAAAAGAAGGCACAAGATCTAGTGTGAACTCTCCTTCTGGTGGTGTGGCCTATACAAGCGCCCTTATCGATTACACTTCTGAGCAAATTCAAAATAGTGACATCGTGAAGGAGCAAGAAGCCAAACCAACCATCAATGTATTTACTGGAAAAGAATTTGCCAAAGATCCAAAACCATTCAATTCGGCTGATTTAACCGAAGAAGAAAAAATTCAATTGGCAAAAATGACGCCTGAACAACAAGCGCAATACGTCCAACAATACAACGACAACTTGGCTGCCACTTACGAAGAAAACCTGGCAAAATTGGGTGTTATCGACAAATCCAAACCGGCTGCCATCGAGTTCTACACCTCTTCTTTCCAACAAAAACAAGAGTTGAAGGACTTCATCAACGCCTATAACACGGCGAAAAAAGATGCCGGCGACGACGATAAAGTGCTCGCCTACTCTGACGATATTCAAACCATCATGTCATCCATTACAACAATGGTGGGTGTGATTACAACAGTACTTGTTGGCTTCGTAGCTATTTCGCTCATTGTATCGTCAATTATGATTGCGATTATCACGTACATCTCAGTTCTCGAACGTACAAAAGAAATCGGAATCCTACGTGCAATGGGGGCTTCGAAGAAAGATATCCGTCGCATCTTTACTGCAGAAACTGCTATCGAAGGATTTATTTCCGGGGTACTCGGTATCACGATTACGCTCCTTGCAACTTTCCCTATTAATGCGATTGTTGCACAGACAACCAAGGTCGACGGAGTTGCACAATTACCATGGGATGCCGCTTTTATCCTAATTGTCATTTCTATCGTTCTTACAGTCTTAGCCGGTCTCATCCCTTCACGCATTGCAGCGAAGAAAGATCCAGTCGAATCGCTCCGCAGCGAATAA
- a CDS encoding aminopeptidase C, producing MFTLTKELTKQYKESFQSKPERIVAQNAAVKNGLKGASETVASVVENQPVYSIDLEHGKVANQKASGRCWMFAALNTFRHRLFNNFKLEEFELSQSYTFFWDKYEKANYFHENILKTAGEPVTSRNVAFLLQTPQQDGGQWDMIVSIFKKYGVVPKSVMPESFSSSASSDLNKYLNKKLRQDAKVLRDLVARGASEAEINETRKQLMQEVYDLLSVTLGTPPETFDFEYRDKDKEFHRHLNLTPQSFFEQFVGLNLDDYVSIINSPTADKPFNCSYTVDMLGNVVGNQVRYLNLDMATFKELAIRQLEQGESVWFGCDVGQSSNRGNGRLALNNFDLKGLTGIDYSLTKGERLEYGDSLMTHAMVLTGVNLVDGKPNRWKVENSWGEESGVEGFWMMSDAWMDEYTYQIVIRKDLLTKEQLDAFNSEPIVLAPWDPMGSLA from the coding sequence ATGTTTACGTTAACGAAGGAATTGACGAAACAATATAAAGAAAGTTTTCAAAGTAAACCAGAGCGTATTGTGGCGCAAAATGCTGCGGTGAAGAATGGTTTGAAAGGTGCTAGTGAAACGGTCGCTTCTGTTGTGGAAAATCAGCCGGTGTATTCGATTGATTTAGAACACGGAAAAGTAGCCAATCAAAAGGCTTCTGGTCGTTGCTGGATGTTTGCGGCGCTCAATACATTCCGCCACAGACTTTTTAATAACTTCAAGCTCGAAGAATTCGAACTCTCACAAAGCTATACTTTCTTCTGGGATAAATACGAAAAGGCGAATTATTTCCATGAAAATATTTTGAAAACAGCGGGCGAACCTGTGACAAGCCGCAATGTAGCCTTCCTTTTACAAACCCCTCAACAAGACGGTGGGCAATGGGATATGATCGTGTCTATCTTCAAGAAATATGGGGTTGTGCCAAAGAGTGTGATGCCGGAAAGTTTTTCAAGCTCGGCTTCAAGCGATTTGAACAAATACTTAAATAAAAAACTTCGCCAAGATGCAAAAGTGCTTCGTGACCTAGTGGCAAGAGGTGCTAGCGAAGCGGAAATCAACGAAACGCGTAAGCAATTAATGCAAGAAGTGTATGACTTACTTAGCGTGACTCTTGGAACTCCACCAGAAACATTCGACTTCGAATATCGTGATAAAGACAAGGAATTCCACCGTCACTTGAATTTGACACCACAAAGCTTCTTCGAACAATTCGTGGGCTTAAACTTGGACGATTATGTGTCTATCATCAATTCACCGACAGCGGACAAACCATTCAACTGTTCCTACACTGTTGATATGCTTGGAAATGTCGTTGGCAACCAAGTGCGCTACTTGAACCTTGATATGGCAACCTTCAAAGAGTTAGCGATTCGCCAATTAGAACAAGGGGAATCTGTATGGTTCGGTTGCGATGTCGGTCAATCTTCAAACCGTGGTAACGGTCGTCTTGCGCTGAATAACTTTGACCTTAAAGGTTTAACGGGAATCGATTATTCACTCACAAAAGGCGAACGTCTTGAATACGGCGATAGCTTAATGACGCACGCAATGGTATTAACAGGGGTGAACCTTGTCGATGGTAAACCAAATCGCTGGAAAGTGGAAAATAGTTGGGGTGAAGAATCTGGGGTTGAAGGGTTCTGGATGATGAGCGATGCGTGGATGGATGAGTATACGTATCAGATTGTTATCAGAAAAGATTTGCTTACAAAAGAGCAACTCGACGCTTTCAACAGCGAGCCAATTGTATTAGCGCCTTGGGATCCAATGGGGTCTCTAGCCTAG
- a CDS encoding pneumococcal-type histidine triad protein, producing MKLLKKSLFIGSASIALLGGLVWVNQQGAVKQEEAVTEDTTKEEIDKEKMAKYEKAAEEIKKNKPKTIVGEVFTNGYLKKHGDHYHFVYGEVPKDAIFEHKDGKTPYPLNSTEDHYTFDFKDVVEENELGYVVRHGDHYHFIYKSQLNQTAHSFSSPGLVQSNFGGTTGAFLSTPPSSSREEDQTPDTSSGEKQFPGIHYPTSDGFLFDGNHIIGKTSKYLLVAHNGSLKDVHVIPYEQLVNSQWEYLIPKENLEEARARYYGRKVEEAPETNEPNTTQEPTPSENTTQENKEEKELERKIEEKIARIMKEYGVKRDQIVVDKEKNSIIYPHGDHHHAEPIDESKPFSGGHSHHNYETSKPEDGVAKKRNNKVYTGAELEEAIALLKASTFNNQAFTLANGQKRVSFTFAPGIDEKLGTNMIVKLTTPDGHQLEKLSGRVFGDGVGNIANFELLKSYLPGETFKYSITSKDYPEVHYEGTFTVTASLAYEMASHTIFYPFYAGDTHLRLKPQYKIPGGTEALVRVFDEFHGTPYLENNYKLGEIQLPIPEAYKGVTSTPGNVIRVTFMANPYEENESYYVVEVPVLDPKQKTEEPGVLKQFQEHAQKDAENTKPTTATAGEKEQGEKEKQPEETPQSTSEEQKETTKEEKPSDSTSKPSTSQSQSETPSTPKPHENEGSEPSLDSGENEEPAVDPVQEKLAKFAAGYGVGLDSLVFNMDGTAELRLPDGRSIPINMADFTK from the coding sequence ATGAAATTACTAAAGAAATCACTCTTTATTGGAAGTGCCAGTATCGCTCTATTAGGTGGATTAGTTTGGGTGAATCAACAAGGCGCTGTGAAACAAGAAGAAGCAGTTACTGAGGATACAACAAAAGAAGAAATCGATAAGGAAAAAATGGCCAAATACGAGAAAGCGGCTGAAGAAATTAAAAAGAATAAACCTAAAACGATCGTGGGTGAAGTTTTTACGAATGGATATCTTAAAAAACACGGAGATCACTATCATTTCGTCTATGGAGAAGTTCCAAAAGATGCTATTTTCGAGCATAAAGACGGGAAAACACCTTATCCGTTGAATTCTACCGAGGACCATTATACTTTCGATTTCAAAGATGTTGTTGAGGAGAATGAGCTTGGATATGTGGTGAGACACGGAGACCATTACCACTTTATTTATAAGAGTCAATTGAATCAAACCGCGCATTCGTTTTCTTCACCAGGTCTAGTTCAATCCAATTTTGGAGGGACAACAGGAGCATTCCTGTCAACGCCTCCTTCAAGTTCTAGAGAGGAGGATCAAACACCTGATACCTCTTCAGGTGAAAAACAATTTCCAGGAATTCATTATCCTACGAGCGATGGATTTTTATTTGATGGAAATCATATTATTGGAAAAACAAGTAAGTATTTATTAGTAGCTCATAATGGTAGTTTAAAAGATGTTCATGTAATTCCTTATGAGCAACTCGTAAATAGTCAATGGGAATATTTGATTCCTAAGGAAAACCTAGAAGAAGCCAGAGCACGGTATTATGGTCGAAAGGTTGAGGAAGCACCCGAGACTAACGAACCAAATACCACGCAGGAACCGACTCCTTCAGAAAATACGACCCAAGAGAATAAAGAGGAAAAAGAATTAGAGAGAAAAATCGAGGAAAAAATTGCTCGAATTATGAAAGAATATGGGGTTAAACGAGACCAAATTGTGGTTGATAAGGAAAAGAACTCCATTATTTATCCTCATGGAGATCATCATCATGCTGAACCGATTGATGAGAGTAAACCGTTTAGTGGTGGGCATTCTCATCACAATTATGAAACCTCTAAACCAGAAGATGGAGTAGCCAAAAAACGGAATAATAAAGTGTATACTGGTGCGGAATTAGAAGAAGCAATTGCGCTGTTGAAAGCAAGCACCTTTAACAATCAGGCCTTTACTTTAGCCAACGGTCAAAAGCGTGTTTCATTCACATTTGCTCCGGGAATCGATGAGAAATTAGGAACGAATATGATTGTGAAACTCACGACTCCAGACGGTCATCAATTAGAGAAACTATCTGGTCGAGTGTTTGGAGATGGAGTTGGAAATATTGCCAATTTTGAACTTCTTAAATCATATCTTCCAGGAGAAACATTTAAGTATAGTATCACTTCAAAAGATTATCCAGAAGTTCATTATGAAGGGACATTCACAGTGACTGCATCTCTTGCTTATGAAATGGCTAGTCATACTATTTTCTATCCGTTTTATGCCGGGGACACTCATCTCAGATTGAAACCACAGTATAAGATTCCGGGAGGAACGGAAGCATTAGTACGTGTGTTTGATGAATTCCACGGGACACCATATTTGGAAAATAATTATAAATTAGGGGAAATCCAGTTGCCGATTCCTGAAGCCTATAAAGGGGTTACTTCTACTCCAGGGAATGTCATTCGTGTGACCTTTATGGCGAACCCTTACGAAGAAAATGAATCGTATTATGTGGTCGAAGTTCCTGTCTTAGATCCAAAACAAAAGACCGAAGAACCGGGAGTGCTCAAACAATTCCAAGAGCATGCGCAAAAAGACGCAGAAAATACGAAACCAACCACAGCAACTGCAGGGGAAAAGGAACAAGGAGAAAAAGAAAAACAACCAGAAGAGACGCCTCAGAGCACTTCAGAAGAACAAAAGGAAACAACGAAAGAAGAGAAACCTTCAGACTCAACTTCTAAGCCAAGCACTTCGCAATCCCAATCTGAAACTCCATCGACTCCAAAGCCTCATGAAAATGAAGGAAGTGAGCCTAGTTTAGATTCAGGAGAGAATGAAGAGCCTGCAGTGGACCCTGTCCAAGAAAAACTTGCTAAGTTTGCAGCTGGTTATGGCGTAGGATTAGATAGTTTAGTGTTTAATATGGATGGCACAGCGGAATTGCGCTTGCCGGACGGACGGTCCATTCCAATTAATATGGCAGATTTTACAAAATAA
- a CDS encoding MarR family winged helix-turn-helix transcriptional regulator, protein MIKQELKKINLTHPQFVVLAALAYLLQTENEVTQVMISKLSGIDVMTVSQILSLLEKKDFVKRQEHSRDTRAKAVILNEKAELILKEAVPKIEHIDEMFFGKLGNDEDTFKYYLGRLNEE, encoded by the coding sequence ATGATTAAACAAGAACTAAAAAAAATTAACCTAACACATCCTCAGTTTGTAGTCTTAGCTGCACTTGCTTATTTACTGCAAACTGAAAATGAGGTTACTCAAGTAATGATTTCTAAACTTTCGGGAATAGATGTTATGACGGTGTCTCAAATTTTAAGTTTGTTGGAAAAAAAGGATTTTGTAAAAAGACAAGAACATTCCAGAGATACTAGAGCAAAAGCCGTTATTTTGAATGAAAAAGCTGAATTAATATTAAAAGAAGCAGTACCTAAAATTGAACATATTGACGAAATGTTCTTTGGAAAATTAGGGAATGATGAAGATACTTTTAAGTATTATCTTGGAAGATTGAATGAGGAATAA
- a CDS encoding M3 family oligoendopeptidase, producing the protein MSTEWSLKEIYPSFESEEFKRDFERFSNFREVFNSLTLEDNLESIKEAIEALEEFSVLSSRLGNYINLTLTANTTDETANKYRTLFGNAYASLNSAYTKVYKFIGSVETDITADEDLKDYEFYFAEAKQQYKHLLSDELEDVIAKFSISGGDGWEQLFEAMTSGVEGEFKGEKVTLSEIRNMAYDADAAVRKEAYETELKMYDTIKEPIAFALNNIKQQVLTEISLRGFESPLAQTLEASRMSRQTLDALLEAIREYLPQFRAYLKHKASLLGHENGLPFYDLFAPIGESSRRFTIEESKEFLLENFKGFSEDLAQMTKEAYENNYIDFLPRKGKVGGAFCSNLPFIKQSRILTNFSGSLSDVVTIAHELGHAYHGLHIENHRVLNQEYSMPVAETASTFNENIVMNTVIRQASDAEKVALLESQLQDTTQIIVDIYSRYLFESAVFENREKSFMFSKDLEQLMLDAQKEAYGDGLDPDAMHPYMWACKPHYYSSGLSFYNFPYAFGGLFSKGLYAIYQEQPEGFVEKYQELLRATTVTSAEDTAKVLGVDVEDSAFWKKALAQVADNIEQFIALTPVKA; encoded by the coding sequence ATGTCAACAGAATGGTCATTAAAAGAAATCTATCCTTCATTTGAAAGTGAAGAGTTTAAACGTGACTTTGAACGTTTTTCAAACTTTAGAGAGGTATTCAATAGCTTAACGCTAGAAGATAACTTAGAGTCTATCAAAGAGGCAATTGAGGCCTTAGAAGAGTTCAGCGTTTTAAGCAGCCGTCTTGGAAACTACATTAATTTAACATTAACAGCGAACACAACAGACGAAACAGCGAATAAATACCGTACTTTATTCGGTAATGCATATGCTTCGTTAAACAGTGCGTATACAAAAGTCTACAAATTTATCGGAAGCGTGGAAACAGATATTACGGCAGACGAAGATTTAAAAGACTACGAATTCTACTTTGCAGAAGCGAAACAACAATACAAACATCTATTATCGGATGAATTAGAAGATGTCATTGCGAAATTCTCTATTAGCGGAGGAGATGGTTGGGAACAACTCTTCGAAGCGATGACTTCAGGCGTTGAAGGCGAATTTAAAGGCGAAAAAGTAACGCTTAGCGAAATTCGTAATATGGCGTATGATGCTGATGCAGCGGTTCGTAAAGAAGCGTACGAAACTGAATTAAAAATGTACGATACGATCAAAGAACCAATTGCATTTGCCTTAAACAATATTAAACAACAAGTGCTAACAGAAATAAGCTTACGTGGTTTTGAATCTCCACTCGCACAAACATTAGAAGCATCTCGTATGTCTCGTCAAACATTGGATGCACTTCTTGAAGCGATTCGCGAATATTTACCACAATTCCGCGCTTACTTAAAGCATAAAGCTTCCCTCTTAGGTCATGAAAATGGATTACCATTCTACGACTTATTTGCACCAATCGGAGAAAGCTCACGTCGTTTCACAATCGAAGAGTCGAAAGAATTCTTATTAGAAAATTTCAAAGGGTTCTCAGAAGATTTAGCACAGATGACAAAAGAAGCATACGAAAATAACTACATCGACTTCTTACCACGTAAAGGAAAAGTGGGGGGCGCGTTCTGTAGCAACCTACCATTCATCAAACAATCACGTATCTTAACAAACTTCTCTGGCTCATTAAGCGACGTTGTAACGATTGCGCACGAATTAGGACATGCGTACCACGGTTTACATATCGAAAATCACCGTGTATTAAACCAAGAGTACTCAATGCCTGTTGCTGAAACTGCGTCAACCTTCAACGAAAATATCGTAATGAACACAGTGATTAGACAAGCGAGCGATGCTGAAAAAGTAGCGTTACTTGAATCACAATTACAAGATACAACACAAATCATCGTGGACATCTATTCACGTTACTTATTTGAATCAGCGGTATTTGAAAACCGTGAGAAGAGCTTCATGTTCTCGAAAGATTTAGAACAATTAATGTTGGATGCGCAAAAAGAAGCATACGGCGATGGATTAGATCCAGACGCAATGCATCCATATATGTGGGCTTGCAAACCGCACTACTACAGCAGCGGCTTAAGCTTCTACAACTTCCCATACGCATTCGGAGGATTGTTCTCTAAAGGATTATATGCCATCTATCAAGAGCAACCTGAAGGATTCGTTGAAAAATATCAAGAGTTATTGCGTGCGACAACAGTAACTTCTGCGGAAGATACTGCGAAGGTGTTGGGCGTGGATGTTGAGGACAGCGCATTTTGGAAGAAGGCACTCGCGCAAGTTGCCGACAACATCGAGCAGTTCATTGCTTTAACTCCGGTAAAAGCATAA